The Propionispora vibrioides genome includes the window TACGAAATCCTCCTTGAGACTTTGTTCTCGGTATAAAGAGTGTAGCCCCGACTTTGCGAGAGTTTACGAATGAGCTGGATGTTGAAGGGCATCGCCCGATCTTCGTATGTCAAACTAGGTTGTATATCGCAAAGGTATGCGGGAACCGACCACTTGGAGGTATGTGATATGTTTTTTGTTGGTATCGATGTCGGCAAACGACATCATGAAGCTTGTGTTATTGATTCCATAGGCCAGAGTATCGGTAAAACACTTC containing:
- a CDS encoding IS110 family transposase, with translation MSWMLKGIARSSYVKLGCISQRYAGTDHLEVCDMFFVGIDVGKRHHEACVIDSIGQSIGKTL